In Plasmodium coatneyi strain Hackeri chromosome 5, complete sequence, a genomic segment contains:
- a CDS encoding U3 small nucleolar ribonucleoprotein, giving the protein MLRRNIRLRKEYLYLKKVEEEKKKYAEKIKSVKKSYKENKKIQGDLKNEENELRKQMNLYDEKAINKKFDDEYFFSGVENPRVLITTSRNPSSQLECFAKEFKLLIPNSEKINRGSYFIKDILNFARKNNITDVIIIHEYKGIPRNLIICHLPFGPTLFCTIKDCKMRHEFTDQLGSVSSCNPHLIFHNFNTDLGKRIMCIFKYLFPPVKIRMNKRKLSISRRKAQGGNSKEEQADLLVTNSVHHHTLDEQDDKENDELQITFKNNEYFDLQKFENNRVITFFNKNDVIYFRHYNWETNEKGEIILNEVGPRFSFIVYKINKETLDSLNEDYEYVYRPFLNSKKTQLA; this is encoded by the coding sequence ATGTTGAGGCGAAACATAAGATTGCGGAAGGAGTACctttacttaaaaaaggtggaggaagaaaaaaaaaaatacgcagaGAAGATAAAAAGCGTAAAGAAGAGTtacaaggaaaataaaaagataCAGGGggacttaaaaaatgaagaaaacgaaTTGAGGAAGCAGATGAATCTGTATGACGAAAAAGcgattaataaaaaattcgatGATGAGTATTTCTTTTCTGGAGTTGAAAACCCACGTGTTTTAATTACCACGTCGAGGAACCCCTCCTCCCAGCTGGAATGTTTTGCAAAGGAATTTAAACTGCTCATTCCAAATAGCGAAAAGATAAATAGAGGAAGCTATTTCATTAAAGATATTTTAAACTTTGCCAGGAAGAATAACATCACGGATGTTATAATTATCCACGAGTATAAGGGGATCCCCCGaaatttaataatttgtCACTTGCCTTTTGGTCCCACTCTCTTCTGTACCATAAAGGATTGCAAAATGAGACATGAATTCACAGATCAGCTGGGGAGCGTGTCTTCATGCAACCCTCATTTAATCTTTCATAATTTTAACACAGATTTGGGGAAGCGAattatgtgcatttttaagTACCTCTTTCCGCCAGTTAAAATTAGGATGAATAAAAGGAAGCTTTCTATCTCGAGAAGAAAGGCACAAGGTGGAAATtcgaaggaagaacaagcaGACTTGCTTGTCACCAACAGTGTGCACCACCACACTCTCGATGAACAAGACGACAAAGAGAACGATGAATTGCAAATCACCTTCAAAAATAATGAGTATTTTGATCTACAGAAATTTGAAAACAACAGAGTTAtcaccttttttaataaaaatgacgtCATCTACTTTCGGCACTACAATTGGGAAACCAATGAGAAGGgcgaaattattttaaatgaagTTGGACCCCGATTCAGTTTTATCGtttacaaaataaacaaagaAACGCTCGATTCTCTGAATGAGGACTATGAGTATGTGTACcgtccctttttaaattcgaAGAAGACTCAGCTTGCATAG